A segment of the Caballeronia sp. Lep1P3 genome:
ACTTCGATCGTTCTACCCAGATCAGGCTCTGGAGAGAGAACACCCGAAAACCCGGGTTCGAACGATGTACCGGCGCAAATGAATGCGGCTCAGGTACGAGTATCACGGCTGAAATTGGGGAGTGTGTAGCGAGCACACTCAGCACAAGAAGATTTCCACACCGGTAGCTATCCGGTCGGAGCATGCCAACGCGCGAGGCGGGCACGACTTGCAGAAAAAAGATGGACTCCGGGCTTGGAGTCGAGGTCGATGCGTCGGTGACGCGGGGAATGGAGTTGAGTATCCGGGTTATCGACGCGAGCGTGCGGGTGAAAGCTCACGAATTTGACCTAGCTTTCGCCGTCTTGACTCTTGCCTAAACAATGAAAATCTTATGTGAGAGAGAACACAGACATACCGAAACCGATCATGGCTGGTACCGACATGGAAGCACCTGAAGACGGATTAAGACCAAGCTCACCTCCGGTCGCGCCGACTGGCGAGAGCGGTCTTCGGCGGCTCGACCGCCTGACCAACGACAGCCGGCTCGCGCGAATCCATGCGGATACACTGGCTAAGACCGAACTGCCATACCACTCGGGATTCGCACGTGAGTTTTTGCGGGGCGACTTCAACTTTGCAGCAGCGAAGATGACCGTCGCTCGCGGCGGCAAGCTCATCGCTATCGAATCTGAATTTCGAGTGGCCGAGGGCTGGTTCCGCAAAGCAATGTCTTGGGCCAATGAACTGCCCAAGAGGCAGACTGCGACGTATCCGGAGATAGTGACGCTCGAAATCAAGCACGCGATGTCTGGACGATTGGTACGCCTGCTGACTATCTATGACCAGCTCTTCTTACTGACGATGGGCGCACTTATCGCTCGATCGTTGGGCTCGGAAGCTCGCCAGAGCACCCTCGATGCCGCTCAGACGCGGATTCGCAAGATCGCCTATCTCTGTATTTTCGACAACGATCGCTTTGCCCCCGAAGGTGTGTTGCTTCCCGACCCTGGTCAAGCCCACTAAACCGTCTTGAGCGCGCGCATGCGCTCTCTGTCTTGACTAGCGGCAGCGCTGGTTACGCTCGACCTAATGCAACGACGAGAGGACCTCACATGGACCTACGCGATATTCAGCGACTGCACGCACAGTTCGCACCCGACTCAATGACCATCGATCTGCCGCGGCAGATTGCTGCGCTTCCGGCGCCGGCGGACTTGGCGTCTCAGGACAAGGCGCCCTCTATGAAGGTGCGCCTGCCGAAGGCAGCGCCCACCGCCCGCCAAACGCTCGTTGCGGTGGCCGTCGCCGCTGTGGTCGGTATGGCAGGAATGGGAGCCGCTTCCCTCTTCAAGTCGTTCGGCGCACCGTCGGCCCACCGCGCCGCTCGCTCGGATTCCGGTGCAGGCAAGCTCGCCGGAACCGAGCAACCAACTGCAACAACGACGCGTCCGATCGACGCGGAACCGCCTCATCCGGTTGCCGTGGCACCGATGCTCACCGCGAAGGACCTCGCTCCGTCGGGGGTTGGCTTGACGGCTGACCAGTTCAGAAATTCGCTCGGAAGCAACGCTCCCGCCGTTGGCGCGACCCCTTCTAAGTTGGCCCCGGTTTCGACGGAGGAGCAGCGAGCGGCGGTGTCGCCGATTCATCAAGCCCGTCGTGACGCGGACACGACACAGCAGCCTG
Coding sequences within it:
- a CDS encoding DUF1845 domain-containing protein, with the translated sequence MAGTDMEAPEDGLRPSSPPVAPTGESGLRRLDRLTNDSRLARIHADTLAKTELPYHSGFAREFLRGDFNFAAAKMTVARGGKLIAIESEFRVAEGWFRKAMSWANELPKRQTATYPEIVTLEIKHAMSGRLVRLLTIYDQLFLLTMGALIARSLGSEARQSTLDAAQTRIRKIAYLCIFDNDRFAPEGVLLPDPGQAH